The Punica granatum isolate Tunisia-2019 chromosome 4, ASM765513v2, whole genome shotgun sequence sequence GGTGTTACGCCTGTAATGCATATCTTGACGCTCAGGTGATTTCGCAGCTCCGTGGTGTCCATGAAGCTGCATATACACTAAAGATCGGCAAGCACTCAACTTTTAGCACGGTACCGGGCCAGGTCGAGATCCGAACGTCATGCGATCACCTTGCTTCTCTGTCTCCCGATCTTCTTCACATTCCTGCACCGGACACTCCCTGCAACAGGTTAAGTGGAAATAGTCTTCCTTTTCTGGGTTAACCTCTGCTCTGAATTTGGTGCAGCTCCATAACGTTCTGGTAATTGTGTTTGGATAATTTGATGAATGCCGTTTGCTATTCAGAGTCATTACCAAAGCAAGATTAGTTCTTAAAACTTGAGCAATGGAATTACGGGGCATGGCGTTTTTAATCTTATGGTCCTGCTAATTATGTTTGAATATAAAACTCTCAACTTCACGTGAAACAAGCAAGAACTTCTCTTTCCAACGGTTAGTTCTGGCGAAGGACGATTGGTGAGATGTATTACGTCGAAGGAAGGGGTGTCATGGATATTACCTTTCCAAAATCCTGTCAAAAGTGCGAGTCTGGACCATTTAGTTTGCAATCGGTATGATTCAGCAGGGGATTACACCACTCTCTCAAGGACTAGCTCGACGATCCAGAAGTCCATCATGCTCGGGACGATCTGCCTGTTAGCCCGTTGCTCATGGCTTATACTTTAGGAACCCCACCCGCTGAGAGACCTTTTCCACTCGAGAGATCCTTTGATTGATGAGCGAAGTTTTTCGTTTTTGGAAGCTAAAACATATGAATTTTTCTGGTTTTTTCTTGCAGTATTAAGAATTCACTGAATAAATTTTGTTGGCTTCATTAATGGATCagattttacttaattaagtagacctttttatttattaggtGCCACCACCCCTGCGAGAACTGGTTGTGCCTGTGCTGCAAGGAAGTTCTCTGCAGCCGGTATGTGAACAAGCACATGCTCCAGCATTATCAGCAGAGCGACCACTCTTTGGCACTTGGCTTCAGGTACTTGATCATGTTTCTTGATGTTGGCCTTGGCCCGTCTCTTTTTATGTCCACAAGCAATTCTGCCCTGACGAAAGTCTCTCTTGTTGCCCGGAAGCAGAGATCTATCAGTATGGTGTTACGCCTGTAATGCATATCTAGACGCTCAGGTGATTTCGCAGCTCCGTGGTGTCCATGAAGCTGCATATACACTAAAGATCGGCAAGCACTCAACTTTTAGCACTGTACCGGGCCAGGTCGAGATCCGAACGTCATGCGATCACCTTGCTTCTCTGTCTCCCGATCTTCTTCACATTCCTGCACCTGACACTCCCTGCAACAGGTTAAAGTGGAAATAGTCTTCCTTTCCTGGGTTAACCTCTGCTCTGAATTTGGTGCAGCTCCATAACGTTCTGGTAATTGTGTTTGGATAATTTGATGAATGCCTTTTGCTATTCAGAGTCATTACCAAAGCAAGATTAGTTCTTAAAACTTGAGCAATGGAATTACTGGGCATGGCGTTTTTAATCTTATGGTCCTGCTAATTATGTTTGAATATAAAACTCTCAATTTCACGTGAAACAAGCAAGAACTTCTCTTTCCAACGGTTAGTTCTCGCGAAGGACGATTAGTGAGAAGTATTACGTTGAAGGAAGGGGTGTCATGGATATTACCTTTCCAAAATCCTGTCAAAAGTGCGAGTCTGGACCATTTAGTTTGCAATCGGTATGATTCAGGAGAGGATTACAGCACTCTCTAAAGGACTTGCTCGACCTTCCAGAAATCCATCATGCTCGGGATGATCTGCCTGTTAGCCCGTTGCTCATGGCTTATGCCTTAGGAACCACACCCGCTGAGAGACCATGTCCACTGGAGAGATCCTTTGACTGATGAGCGAAGTTTTTTGTTGTTGGAAGCTGAAACATATGAGTTTTTCTGGTTTTTTCTTGCACTATTGAGAATTCACCGAATAAATTTTGTTGGCTTCATTAATGGATCagattttacttaattaagtcgacctttttatttattagatgCCACCACCCCGGCGAGAACTGGTTGTGCCTGTTCTGCAAGGAAGTTCTCTGCAGCCGGTATGTGAACAAGCACATGCTCCAGCATTTTCAGCAGAGCGACCACTCTTTGGCACTTGGCTTCAGGTACTTGATCATGTTTCTTGATGTTGGCCTTGGCCGTTTCTTTTTATATCCACAAGCAATTCTGCCCTGACGAAAGTCTCTCTTGATGCCCGGAAGCAGAGATCTATCAGTATGGTGTTACGCCTGTAATGCATATCTAGATGCTCAGGTGATTTTGCAGCTCCGTGGTGTCCATGAAGCTGCATATACACTAAAGATCGGCAAACACTCAACTTTTAGCACTGTACCGGGCCAGGTCGAGATCCGAACGTCATGCGATCACCTTGCTTCTCTGTCTCCCGATCTTCTTCACATTCCTGCACCTGACACTCCCTGCAACAGGTTAAGTGGAAATAGTCTTCCTTTTCTGGGTTAACCTCTGCTCTGAATTTGGTGCAGCTCCATAACGTTCTGGTAATTGTGTTTGGATAATTTGATGAATGCCGTTTGCTATTCAGAGTCATTACCAAAGCAAGATTAGTTCTTAAAACTTGAGCAATGGAATTACGGGGCATGGCGTTTTTAATCTTATGGTCCTGCTAATTATGTTTGAATATAAAACTCTCAACTTCACGTGAAACAAGCAAGAACTTCTCTTTCCAACGGTTAGTTCTGGCGAAGGACGATTGGTGAGATGTATTACGTCGAAGGAAGGGGTGTCATGGATATTACCTTTCCAAAATCCTGTCAAAAGTGCGAGTCTGGACCATTTTAGTTTGCAATCGGTATGATTCAGGAGGGGATTACAGCACTCTCTAAAGGACTTGCTCGACCTTCTAGAAATCCATCATGCTCGGGATGATCTGCCTGTTAGCCCGTTGCTCATTGCTTATGCCTTAGGAACCGCACCCGCTGAGAGACCATGTCCACTCGAGAGATCCTTTGACTGATGCGCGAAGTTTTTTGTTGTTGGAAGCTGAAACATATGAATTTTTCTGGTTTTTTCTTGCAGTATTAATAATTCACTGAATAAATTTTGTTGGCTTCATTAATGGATCagattttacttaattaagtcgacctttttatttattaggtGCCACCACCCCGGCGAGAACTGGTTGTGCCTGTGCTGCAAGGAAGTTCTGTGCAGCCGGTATGTGAACAAGCACATGCTTCAACATTATCAACGGAGCACCCACCCTTTGGCACTTGGCTTCAGGTACATGTTAAAGTTTCTTGATGATGGTTAGTCTCTTTCTCATGCCCACAAACAATTCTGCCCGGAAGCAGTGATCTATCAGTGTGGTGTTATGCCTGTGATGCATATCTAGATGCTCAAGTGATTTCGCAGCTCCGTCCTGTCCATGAAACTGCTTATATACTAAGGTTTGGTGAGCCCCCATCTTTTAGGACTCTGGAAATGCTGACTATAGGAGAGAATCACTAAGAAGGTTCACCATCAGGCCGTTGGTTATTATCTGGCCATTTACTTGGACATTGGATAGAAATATGATCGGAGGGtcttatatatgaatatatatgtgtgtatatataatgtgAAGAACACATCTTTATGCTCATGGAATTCTGTAGATCATATGCAACTCCTTGCATAATTATTCTACATCGGGTCATCATATTTGATGTGGTGCTGCTCATTCGTTTCTTAGGAAGTCcgatttaaaaataaaataaaattaaaacaacCTCTGAGAATAATGGATCCTCAGGTATATTCATTTCTCGCTAAGTTCCGATGTATGAAAATAtagtaaattaatttttcattagtCAAATTTTGTGAGAGTTCCTTGTACATCACAAGCTCGATTCTCACACTCCAGCTTTCCCCATCTTGCATCGACTCGCTCGCAAGGAAACACAGATTTCCCGAGGCTGTCAAGCATTACCAGAAAATGAGGCAGAGTTCAAATTAATTTGTGGACAAAGAAAAAGTTATAAAACAGTTAACTGTTTGCTGGTTTAATTAGTGACATTGAGAAACAAACACAAATGATTAATATACCTTCGGTTAACAACGTTGTGTACATGACATAACCATTGGGAGAACTCAGCATGAGATCCTGCCTGCACTGGGTTTACTCTGTCAATTACATGCGAGTAAATAAAGTAAGCACTACACAAAATAATAGAACAATTGCTTGAGAAATTTATAAGGACAAATTGGCTTGCCGGCTCTAGGATGGGGTGGTGGCATACAGTGCCTTGTCAAGTTCCCATAATAATTTTGGTCACCTTTGAGTCAGCATCACATCAGTGGAAAAAGTTTTATAGACATAAATATACCGATTTCCCCTTGTATAGATCAATCTAAATGATTATGATCGCTTTGTGTTGCTCTTTGTATTGTCGCCGTGTTAAATTGTGTTAAGTAATTGCCAGGCCCAGCTTCAGCAATTTATTCCAGAAACACAACAGGAGAGTGTGAAAcaaaagggaagaaaagagATTGATTAGATCGGGAAGAGACTAAATTATACCTCAGCACCTCTTTAAAATGATCGGCACATTCCTGGCAAGGGTATAATCGAGATAAGATAGCCATCTGCAGTGATTCAGTTAACCCGATCATGCTCTTATGTCTGAAGAAACAATTCTTACATTCTACTCATATGCACAATCCTTTATATTTTGGTAGCTCAATTATAAGAAGGTAACGTGCAAATACAGAAATATGACGAGAGAAGAGGATGACTAGATCAACATACCAAATCTTTTACAtctttcttttgttgtttAGTTGGATTGTCTGGGTACTGCAGAATAGTCAAAATATATCCTTTCGAATCAGCAGAGAGAAGAACGAAGGCTTCTTGAAAGGACGGAATTTCAACTTCAACAAATAATATGCAAAGAAGCTGGCATATTAGATACACCAAAACTCTAATGTCATGTAATAGTGGCTAAATGTCTGAAATCTCTCAGACAAGTACGCAAAAAATGAACAGCTGAGTAAATAGAGCATGAAATTCCATCGGTAGTTTCTACCTTATATCTTATAGATGATAGCCAAATGTTTTAACACGTCATTATGTCGATAAACAAGCTTCAGAAAACAATAAACAATGAGAGAAGATTACAACGACAGCTCCTGGACCCAACTATTGAAAGTCCAGAATGAAGATAATCAAATCCAAAGTATACCACAGAACAGACCTGGGCAGCCAATGTGTGAAGAAAAGTCCAGGTGGCCCTCCCAAGCTCTTCTTTTGTCACAGGAGCAGCAGCTTGGCCCTGAAGGAAAGATGTTCATCGCTCAACTGCaatgtttctttctttcttttaaacGATATAGAATGAGTACCACTAACTATATGACTTGCTTGCCGGCTCTATCTTGATTGTACTGCTCAAGAAATTAACAACCATGACTGAGATGTAATCCCCAAACTATGACTTGCGTGCCACAGTTCATCCAATTACCTAAGGTGAACTCCAGCGGAAAAACAAAACTCCAGAACACTATGAATCGAAAGCAAAGGATGGGAATGTTGGTCGGCAAGTTCCATAATTAAGTCCTTCACTCTGCCCTCCACTGTTAAGTCCTCCAACATCACTAAATTTTATACTATTGTTCTTAAATACATAGCTTGCAACTCAAATGCTGGTGTCCTTTGAGCTTCTTAGAGATAAGCAAGCGTCCCATCCGGTTTGTCATTTATATATGTCAGCAAGATGACCCAAAGCGGAATTTCATTCCCACTTGGGACATTCATCAAGCACCTATCTATCGTCGAATTAGCAGACAAAGAAAAGAATAGGAATTTCAACGAAATGGACTCAACAGCTATCAGCTACAAAACAAGCTAAACTCCATTTGACCAAGCATTACCTTCTTCTTCAGAATGTCAACCAGTTGAACAGAATCGACGTCTGTGCTCGACAATTTCCATGAAGATGAGGTAGAGAGGAGAGGTTTCCGGTTAATGGGTGATGGGTCATGAGACTTGCCGATGAAATTGGAGAGGTGGGTTTGAAGGCATTTGGACACTCTGTCGATGCTCTGGAAGAGAGACAGCAGTGGATTCTCGGACATCTTCAGCTGAGAGAAGGCTCGAGGGAGACGAGTTGGAAGAGAAATAGCACTGGAGGGAGAATATAATTAGAATTTGCGGAACTTCCCCTTTAGAGTTGTGAATTGCAGATCCGGTCCCtgaaatttaagaaatttacGAGTTAATGTTTACTTTATCTATTGAATTTCAAAGGGGGTCGTGCGTTTCATGAAAACCTTTCAGTTCTAAATCGTTGTCGAGCCTCCTGCGGTCAGTCGAGCAGACGTCGCCCCTGCCCCATGATTGTTTGATCcctcaattttcttttattattgaaAGATGGAACAATCAGTACTTTCGATGGTCTTCTTACTCAAACGAAAACGTCGAATCTTTTGAAAACAATAGAAATTTTTACCACGTTATATATTGTTTGTGTTGTCATGCGTATTTATTTTCGCATActactatatattttttattttttactataaTTAAATCCTTTTGATGCCTTACTTTATTAAGTAAGTGTTGGGAATATAAAAGTTAATTGAGAAaagttaatcccacatcgaaagcataaaagaaaatagagtGATTTATATGGGATTGAGTTTCACAACTTATCAGCTCGAACTTTTGAGTTGAAAGTTAAGTTCAAGCCATATAAACCCAGTATAATTTAAGATGATATCAGAACCCATGGTAATGATCCCGGGGACACGTATGGGCAGAAGCCCACACCACGCCACTAAATTCTGAGATCGGAAGCAGAGTCCGAAAGAGATGAGAGTTCGGCTCGAGGTAAGTTGTTGAGGGCGGACGGTTAAGGTTCACGTGTCTCATATAGACAAATCATGAGAAATACCACATtggaagcataaaagaaaatatagtcGTTTATATGAGATTAGATCTCATAACAAAGTTGAGTCAAAGTTTATGTAAACTTAGTAGAATTTAAGAGAGAGTTTGTGAGATTCACTAAGCATTAGAGAATTTTTACGTATTTTTTGGCTTGGAGAATTTTTATGTCTTTTGTTACCAGGAATTATTATGTCTTCAAATAGGTACGTAATTGTAATcgttgaatttttcttttatgtgcACTTTAATATCCAGCcgattaattcaattcgaatTGGATGAGTTCACTACAAGTAAAACTCTCTTAATCATTATAtcttcaaatatatatatatatatagttaattaTTGGAATTTCTTTCGGTAGACCTTTGTATTGGAATTTAAACATCCCTACTACATCTGGAAGGTTCTCTACACATTGGATGTGCTCTTATAACATTttttactttgtaattatCCCGGTGAGTATTTTTTCTATCTTTGTAATATTTCTCTTGAACATTTTATCTTGTATTCGTATTTATTATATCAATGGACAATCAATGATTGCcaagggaaaaataaagatctatctgtatgaatatatatatatatataggtattaTATACACGAAGATATGActagattttcttttaatcCGACGAAAGATATGAATATATTTAAGATGTACGTTCTTCTCGTATGTGCCCTCAGAAACTGGACCCATTAAAAAGGTAAATCAAGGccataaaatttgaattggtagcttataaataataatgaagaggtacgccaaaaaaaaaaagagaggaggtAATCAAGAGATATCTCACAAAAACCTTGTCCATAAGAATATAATAGGTTGCATATACCGCGTAATTGATTTTCCAAagatttattgtatttattaaAAGTGGATGTAGCATAGTGAAGTACGTCCTCGACTATTGACCTAGAGTTCGCAGGTTCGATGGACTACTCGTTCCCATTTATTAGTTAGAACTTAAACCTcctttataactgaaaaagaTTAATGGCATTAAATTTCgtattttctctctttcactATGTACTACCTGATATCCGATAGATTCCATGTATTTGTGAAAATTTCTACATACGAGTTGATTACTTAAATGtagcatcatatatatatataagagttCAAAAGAGGAAATTATGGGATGAGAGGGGTTTCACTATAGATGAGACAATCCGATTATGGATATATACACATGAAGCTTCATTAGAAGAGCGGCAAAGAAGATTTACATTGTATCTTTCCATTGTATCTCATAGATTTTGTGATAATTTATCATCAGATTcagaataaattttaaatcgaCAAATCCTGTTGGATTTTGAAGTCCAAAGATCTCGATCGTATCCAAGGCCTCAAAATCTCTATATGTACAGATACAGGCCACGAAGGGGTTTGTCCCATCCAAATTCCAATCCAACTTCAGATTCAGCTGCCACCCTCTCTTGCATTAATTCCTCAAGCCATCAATCACCATGGCTTCTTCTCGCAAACCATTCCGCTCCTCCCTCCTGTTCTTCCTGCTGATCATTGTCCTCGCCTGCCCGTATGGCCTTTGCGCTAGAAACATGCCCGGGAACAAGTTAGACGTGAAGCCTGAGACTGGAAACATGGCGCGACAGCGATTCGACTTCTCAAAGTTCACCCATGCGGGTCTCGGCAGCCAGATCAGCGGCATGTCGGAACTCAAGAGGTACTTGCACCGGTTCGGCTATTTGGCGCCACAGCCTACAGGTTCGAACTTTAATGATGACTTCGATGCCGGGCTCAAGTCTGCTATTGTCAAATACCAGAAGAGACTAGGGCTACAGGCCACTGGACGAGTTGATCCAGACACGGTTGCCTCATTCATGTCCCCGAGATGCGGTGTGAGAGACATGCACCACCACGAGGCCTCTTCCCCAAAAACAAGGTTGTTCCATGTGACCAAACACTATAAGATCACAGATGGCAGGCCAATATGGGATCTGTCGAAGCCAATGACCCTTAAGTACGCATTCTACCCGGATGCCATGATCGACTCCCTCAGCCGGGAGGAGATACGGGCAGCTTTCGCTCAAGCTTTCGCCAAGTGGGCCGAGGTGATCCCGGTCAAGTTTGAAGAGACGTCTGATCATCTTTTTGCGCAAGTCAGAATCGGGTTCTACAAGGGGGACCACGGGGACGAAGATCCCTTCGATGGGCCTTGGCGAATGCTAGTGCACGCCTTCCCGTATCCTAGCGGGGAGCTTCACCTCGATGCGGAGGAGAACTGGGCAGTCAACTTCAAGACCAACCGAGCACCCCTGAAGGCTTTTGACTTGGAGTCTGTGGCCATCCACGAGATCGGGCATGTGCTGGGCCTCGGCCACTCCTCGCTCAAGGAATCTATCATGTATCCAATTACACCCGCTGCGACAAAGAAGGTCGACCTTTCAATTGACGATGTGGAGGGTATTCAGTCACTGTACGGGCCGAACCCGGATTTCAAGTTGAGCTCTTTGGCGCATGCACCTCGACTGACGCTGCGGCTGGTGGTCTACCGAGCCGGCTCTGGTTGTTTGCACTTTTCATGATATTGATGATATATtagatttttctatttttaccTATTGGTAGTTAAACGAGATTCCATTTTTTctaattcaaattcaattgTCTTGTGAATTaagaaattgtaattttacttgtatatacttattttctccattgtgaagtgcatatatataatgaaatgcTGAGGAATGCTATTTTTTGAGAGCCTCTTCCCTCGCGCTGTGCTTCCTGCTTGTCTTGACCGCGGATGGACTCAAATATTCACTAATGCAGCTTGGGTCCCCTTTCGTTGCTGTGTCGCTGGCTGTTGCGTTCGCTCAGGAGGGCTCCATAGTTCGATGCTGCTACTAACGCTGTTCCCCCTGCACCAGCAGGCGGAAGACCGTGCCAGCTTTTTAGCATTATCCCTGGCTCTTGACAGCAACTGGTCGAAAATCTGGATTTTTTCCgatgttcttcttcttgtagATGCAACAATATCTAATCCCCCGGCATGCTCTGTGGAACAAACTCTTATCTGATATTTCTAATTTGCTTTCTCTTTTTAAGGAATGGCTCGTTATACATGGTGTGGCCCGAGCATATAACACTTGGGTCCATGATCTGAGCCAGCATGGTCTTCGGTCAAATTGTGAGGGCCAGGGCTATCCCTGTATTGACGTCTCTAGttaattaatgaataaattcagttacttattttttaaaaaaagaattaggggATGCTTCTAATTATTGCTCTCATTTTACTTGGATTAATGAGCCgataaaaaaagtttttattgatcgttttttttttggtagaaaagGAAGATTAAGTTAAACTAACAAAGAGTGTCTGCCCATGCCTCAGCAGGGTCTAATTGACGTACAAACCGAGTACTGGTAACACCTAAGAAGTCAGCTAACATAAGATCTAAAGCCCCTGGAGGGGATGGTTGAAATAAACAGTCCCTTGATGTTCCTTCAAGTCATCTCTAGCCATCCTAGCCATGTGATCAGCTACTGCATTTGTCTCACGGTAAATGTGCTTCATTCGGAGGTTCACGAGCTGCTGGATCAGCATCCTGCAATCGAATACAATCGGCATTAATATGAGATTTTCATGCAAGCGATTTAAAACAAGATCATAAATTACCTGGGCATCCAACTCTACTTCAAGAAATTGGATGCCTTTGTCTTTGGCCATTTTTAGCCCCTCTTGAAGCGCCCAACATTCAGCAAGGATGCTGTTTGTTTTGCCTAGATGTCGCCCAAGTCCACTAATCCATCCTCCTCGATGATCTCTTAAAACTCCCCCTGTTCCTGCCTGTCCCGGGGAACCAGCAGCCCAGCCATCCGTGTTTAGCTTGGCCCAGCCCTCAGGATTGGGGGGACTAGCTTATAAGTAATGGAGCTTTTACCGCCTTTGATGAAGGGAATGCTCCTCATAGGCTTCACAGTTGACCTTAATCCAATCCGttaaaggaagaaaaaaggtCCCTTTCTTGGAAACCGGTATTCCCAATTCAGACCAAAAGGATTGAGCAATGGGACATTCCCGTAGTATATGAGAGATATTCTCATCTGAGTCTTGACAAAAAGAACAATGGGGAGGGACGTGAAGACCCCTAGCGTGTAAACGAGCAGCAGTAGGAAGTTTATAACGACAAATAAGCCAAAGGAAAGTGTGAACTCTTGGATGTGTAAAAGTTTTCCAGATCCATGACCAATTTTTCTTAGTGTTATCTGATTCCTGCCCACAAGCAAGGGCATAATGCAGATTTAACCGTGAATCGGCCATCGGAGGGAAATTTCCAGACTAGGCGATCTTCTCTACTGTCACCAAGGCTTGCAAGCAAATCATGAATGCAAGTGGGTAGCTCCAATGACAGATGGTGGAAATTCCAAGAGCCATTGGGACTAAAAAAGTCTGAGACTCTAAGACTGCTCTCATGTGGTGTAAGGTAAGTGGCCCCTGAATTTGGGCTCTAAGTGGAGATGAGCCGAGCCAAACGTCCTCCCATAAGTGGATTCTCGACCCATTTCCAATAGACCATTTAGAACCCAATTGACAA is a genomic window containing:
- the LOC116205456 gene encoding FAD-linked sulfhydryl oxidase ERV1, which translates into the protein MSENPLLSLFQSIDRVSKCLQTHLSNFIGKSHDPSPINRKPLLSTSSSWKLSSTDVDSVQLVDILKKKGQAAAPVTKEELGRATWTFLHTLAAQYPDNPTKQQKKDVKDLMAILSRLYPCQECADHFKEVLRVNPVQAGSHAEFSQWLCHVHNVVNRSLGKSVFPCERVDARWGKLECENRACDVQGTLTKFD
- the LOC116204114 gene encoding metalloendoproteinase 1-MMP-like, which produces MASSRKPFRSSLLFFLLIIVLACPYGLCARNMPGNKLDVKPETGNMARQRFDFSKFTHAGLGSQISGMSELKRYLHRFGYLAPQPTGSNFNDDFDAGLKSAIVKYQKRLGLQATGRVDPDTVASFMSPRCGVRDMHHHEASSPKTRLFHVTKHYKITDGRPIWDLSKPMTLKYAFYPDAMIDSLSREEIRAAFAQAFAKWAEVIPVKFEETSDHLFAQVRIGFYKGDHGDEDPFDGPWRMLVHAFPYPSGELHLDAEENWAVNFKTNRAPLKAFDLESVAIHEIGHVLGLGHSSLKESIMYPITPAATKKVDLSIDDVEGIQSLYGPNPDFKLSSLAHAPRLTLRLVVYRAGSGGLHSSMLLLTLFPLHQQAEDRASFLALSLALDSNWSKIWIFSDVLLLEWLVIHGVARAYNTWVHDLSQHGLRSNCEGQGYPCIDVSS